In the genome of Pseudomonas bubulae, one region contains:
- a CDS encoding DUF1820 family protein, which translates to MTKREAPIYKVIFLNQGQVFEMYAKQIYQSDLWGFLEVEEFVFGERTQMVVDPSEEKLKAQFEGVVRSFVPMHSIVRIDEVERLGTPKISEARGVSNVMPFPFPMPDK; encoded by the coding sequence ATGACCAAACGTGAAGCTCCAATCTACAAGGTGATTTTCCTCAACCAGGGCCAGGTGTTCGAAATGTACGCCAAGCAGATCTATCAAAGTGATCTGTGGGGGTTTCTGGAAGTAGAGGAATTCGTCTTCGGTGAGCGCACACAAATGGTTGTCGACCCCAGCGAAGAAAAGCTCAAGGCTCAGTTTGAAGGTGTGGTGCGCAGCTTTGTGCCGATGCACTCGATTGTCCGTATCGATGAGGTTGAGCGGCTGGGCACGCCTAAAATCAGTGAAGCCCGTGGTGTCAGCAATGTGATGCCGTTTCCGTTTCCGATGCCGGACAAGTAA